The Gemmatimonadota bacterium nucleotide sequence CTCTTCGCGAACGATCTCTTCGATGCGTCGCTTGACCCGCAGGCCGAGGGGCAGGTAGGCGAAGATGCCGGAAGCCACCTGCCGGACGAGACCCGCGCGAAGGAGAAGCTGGTGGCTGGGCGTTTCCGCTTCGCCCTGTGCCTCGCGCAGCGTTTGATAGAAGAACTTTGAGAGACGCATGAAAAGCACCGTAACCGGTTCCCGGGCCAGCCGGGCGGTGATGATTCGGACATGCCTTCGGACGATGCATAAACGGTTGCTTACGAACCGCCTGCGGGTATATTCAAGAAAGGATTTAAGCGCGGTGATTACAAGCTGTAAACATGGAACCTGGAGATAAGGACAAACCCGTGATGACCGGTCAGGCGGCGGACCGCGTTCCCGCGACGGCGGACCGCATACCCGTCGCGAATGGTTACTGGAAAAGCGCCATTACGGCGAAGACGATGGGTGCCCGGACACCGCTCTACGACGTGCAGTGGAACGGCGACGGAACCGGCCTGGTATGGCTGGAACAGCGTTCGGATACCGGTGTGCTCGTTTGCCGCAACGGCACCGACGCGCCATACGACCTGACGGACGGCCATCCGGTCCGGGGCGGCGTGGGCTACGGGGGCGGTGATTTCACCGTGGCCGATGACTGGGTCGTGTTCGCCGAAAAGGACGGCAGGCTGTACCGCCAGTCCCTCGCACCGGGAACGGCCCGGCCGATCACGCCCGCCTTTGGCGCGGCCGCTTCGCCCACCGTGTCACCGGATGGAAAGTGGGTGCTGTACGTCCACACCTGTGAATCGGTAGACGTCATCGCCCTGGTCGACGGCGAAGGCAGCGGATGGCCGGTGAACCTGGTGCGCGGCGCAGATTTCTACATGCAGCCGGCCTGGCATCCCGACGGCGAGCGGATCGCCTGGATCGAGTGGGACCAGCCGCAGATGCCCTGGGACGGCACGAGGTTGAAGACCGCCCGGATCGATTCCGCCCGCCGCGCGCTGGAAGACGAGCGGTTGATCACAGGAGATACGGATACGCCGGTATTCCAGCCCGCCTTCTCTCCGGACGGGAGTTGGCTTTCCTACGTCGTTACGGAAGGAGAGTGGGAAAACCTGGTCGCGCTGAACCTGGATACGGGCGAGCAGCGCGTCGTGGCCGGGGACGCCACACTGGCCGACCCGGCCTGGGTGCAGGGCGTACGGGTCTACGGCTGGGGGCCGGACGGCGATACCCTCTACTACCGCGCAAACGAAAGGGGCTTCGCGTCGCTGTGGAAGGTCTCCGTGGCGTCCGGCCGGAAGACGAAGGTCGAAACGCCCCGGTACACCTGGATGATGCAGATTGCCATCTCCCCGGCGCGGGATGCCGTGGCCTGTATCGCCTCTTCGTCCACCGTTCCGGAACGCGTGGTCACCCTGGACGAAAGCGAACATAGGGTGCATCGCCATACGGTGCATCGCCGCAGCCAGTCGGAGATGATCCCCGAAGCGGACCTCTCCGTTCCCGAATCGATTACCTGGAAGAACCCGGGCGGGGGCGAGGTGCACGGACTCTACTATCCGCCCGCCAGCAGCCGGTTCTCCGGGTCCGGAAAGCCGCCGGCCATCGTCAGCATCCACGGGGGACCGACCGGCCAGCATCGGACGGACTATTCCGCCGAGATCCCTTTCTTCACCAACCGGGGCTATGCCTGCCTGTACGTCAACTACCGCGGAAGTACGGGTTACGGGCGCAGTTACATGACCGCCCTGCGCGAGCACTGGGGCGAGTACGACACGGAAGACGCCGTCAGCGGCGCGCTTGCCCTCGTGGATCGTGAACTCGCCGATCCGGACCGCATCGTCATCAAGGGCGGCAGCGCGGGAGGTTTTACCGTACTGAACGCCCTGGTCCATCACCCCGGAGTCTTCCGGGCCGGCCTGTGTCTCTACGGCGTGACCAATCTCTTCGGCCTGGCCACGGATACCCACAAGTTCGAGGCGAAGTACCTGGACCTGATGGTGGGGACGCTGCCCGAGCACAGCGACCGGTACCAGGCCTGGTCGCCCCTATTCCACGCGGACAGGATCCGCGATCCGGTCGCCATATTCCAGGGCAGCGAGGACAAGGTGGTCCCCCCGGACCAGGCCGAATCGATCGTCGAGGTCCTCAAGCGGAACAAGGTGCCCCACATCTACCGGTTGTACGAAGGCGAGGGGCACGGCTGGCGCAAAGTGGAAACCATCGTTTCCTTCTACGACGACGTGGAACGGTTCCTGAAGCGGTACGTACTCTGATGCGGTGGATACAGAAGCAGATCACCTTGACCCCCAGGCTCCGGGGCTTCCACCTGGTGACGGATGAGATCACCGGCCAGGTCCCCGCGCTGGCGGATATCGATGTCGGCATCGCCCACGTCTTCATCTGCCACACCTCCGCTTCCCTCACCGTCAACGAGAACGCGGCGCCCGACGTCCGAGGCGACTTCGAGCGCCACATGAACGTCCTGGTCCCCGAGCACCAGCCGTACTACCGTCATGACGAGGAGGGACCGGACGACATGCCGGCGCACATCAAGGCCTCGATGATGGGCAGCAGCGTTTCCATTCCCGTCACCGCCGGCCGGCTGAACCTGGGGGTCTGGCAGGGCATCTATCTCTGCGAACACCGGGACCGCGGCGGCGCGCGGCGGCTGGTGGTCACCATTTACGGCAGTCCAGCCTGAAAGGATCTTCGTGGGAACCCTGGCGGATAAACTGACCGGCCTGTTTGCCGACGCCTTTGAATCGGCCGGCTATGATCGAAGCTATGGCGAAGTGCGGGTATCGGACCGGCCGGACCTGTGCCAGTTCCAGTGCAACGGGGCGCTTGCGGCGGCCAAACAGTACCGGGCCAACCCACGCCAGATCGCACAGAACGTGGTCGATTCCATCTCGTCGCCTGACGTGTTCGAAGACCTTTCTCTCGCCGGACCGGGATTCATCAACATCGTGCTGCAGGATGACTACATCGCCGCTCACGTCCAGGAAGTGTACGAGGACGACAAGCTGAGCTGCGAAATCACCGGGACGCCCGGCCGGATCCTCGTAGACTACGGGGGCCCCAACGTGGCCAAACCGCTCCACGTCGGCCATCTCCGGGCCGCCATCATCGGCGAGAGCATCGTGCGGATCTGCCGCTTCCTGGGCCACGATGTGATCGGCGACGTGCACCTGGGCGACTGGGGTCTGCAGATGGGTCTCATCATCGAGGGCCTCCGGGACCGCCAGCCCGGCCTGCCCTATTTCGACGCTGG carries:
- a CDS encoding S9 family peptidase, whose translation is MEPGDKDKPVMTGQAADRVPATADRIPVANGYWKSAITAKTMGARTPLYDVQWNGDGTGLVWLEQRSDTGVLVCRNGTDAPYDLTDGHPVRGGVGYGGGDFTVADDWVVFAEKDGRLYRQSLAPGTARPITPAFGAAASPTVSPDGKWVLYVHTCESVDVIALVDGEGSGWPVNLVRGADFYMQPAWHPDGERIAWIEWDQPQMPWDGTRLKTARIDSARRALEDERLITGDTDTPVFQPAFSPDGSWLSYVVTEGEWENLVALNLDTGEQRVVAGDATLADPAWVQGVRVYGWGPDGDTLYYRANERGFASLWKVSVASGRKTKVETPRYTWMMQIAISPARDAVACIASSSTVPERVVTLDESEHRVHRHTVHRRSQSEMIPEADLSVPESITWKNPGGGEVHGLYYPPASSRFSGSGKPPAIVSIHGGPTGQHRTDYSAEIPFFTNRGYACLYVNYRGSTGYGRSYMTALREHWGEYDTEDAVSGALALVDRELADPDRIVIKGGSAGGFTVLNALVHHPGVFRAGLCLYGVTNLFGLATDTHKFEAKYLDLMVGTLPEHSDRYQAWSPLFHADRIRDPVAIFQGSEDKVVPPDQAESIVEVLKRNKVPHIYRLYEGEGHGWRKVETIVSFYDDVERFLKRYVL
- a CDS encoding YjbQ family protein produces the protein MRWIQKQITLTPRLRGFHLVTDEITGQVPALADIDVGIAHVFICHTSASLTVNENAAPDVRGDFERHMNVLVPEHQPYYRHDEEGPDDMPAHIKASMMGSSVSIPVTAGRLNLGVWQGIYLCEHRDRGGARRLVVTIYGSPA